The sequence CGGGACGCTCGGCAGGGTGCCGAGGGAGTCCCAGAGGCGGGCCCCGCCCCAGGAGAGGACACCGGCGGCGGCGAAGAGGCCCGCCAGTACCCCGAGCCGTAGTTGCTTCACCGCGTGAGCCGCCCTTCGCGCCGCCTGTACCCGGTCCGGCCGTGCGCCGGACCACCGTCCGTCGAGCCTAACGATTACTCCGGCAGGCGCAGTTCCAGGTCGGCGCGGGGCAGCACGCCGTCGCGGCCGACCTGTGCGAGGAGCTGGGCCACCGGTCCGGCGCCGGGCAGCTGGGCCTCGGGGTCCACGTCGTGCCAAGGGGCGAGGACGAAGGCCCGCTCGTGGGCGCGCGGGTGGGGGAGCGTGAGCACCGGGTCGTCGGAGAGGACGTCGGCGTACGACACGATGTCGACGTCGATGGTGCGCGGGCCCCAGCGCTCCTCGCGGACCCGGTCGAAGGCCTCCTCGACGGCCTGGCCGCGCTCCAGCAGGGAGGCGGGGGGCAGCGTCGTCTTCACGAGGATGACCGCGTTGAAGTACGACGGCTGGGAGGCCGTCTCGACGCCCCAGGGCTCCGTCTCGTACACCGGGGAGACGGCCTTGACCCGCAGGCCAGGGGTGTCCTCCAGGGCGTCGACGGCCCCCTGGAGGGTCTCCAGGCGGTTGCCCAGGTTGGAGCCGAGGGAGATCACGGCCATCTTGGGGTTGGAGAGCGTGACGTCGGCGGCGTCCACCTGCCGGACGACGGCGGTCGGAACCGGCTGTACGGTCGGGTCGCTCTGCCCTTCGGTGGAAAATGCGGTCATGCTCGGCTCCGGGTGATGGTGATGGTCACGTCGTCGAAGGGGACGGTGATCGGCGCGTCCGGCTTGTGCACCACGACCTCGACCTCCTGGACGCCTTCGTGCTTCAGGCACTGCTGGGCGATGCGCTCGGCGAGCGTCTCGATCAGATCGACCGGCTCGCCCGTCACCACGTCGACGACCTCCTCGGCCACCACGCCGTAGTGCACGGTGCGGGCCAGGTCGTCGGTGGCTGCCGCGGGGCGGGTGTCGAGGCCGAGCACCAGGTCGACGATGAAGATCTGGCCCTCTTCCCGCTCCCTGGGGAAGACGCCGTGGTGCCCGCGGGCCTTGAGGCCGCGCAGCGCGACACGATCCACGCGAATCA is a genomic window of Streptomyces sp. YPW6 containing:
- the folK gene encoding 2-amino-4-hydroxy-6-hydroxymethyldihydropteridine diphosphokinase encodes the protein MTAFSTEGQSDPTVQPVPTAVVRQVDAADVTLSNPKMAVISLGSNLGNRLETLQGAVDALEDTPGLRVKAVSPVYETEPWGVETASQPSYFNAVILVKTTLPPASLLERGQAVEEAFDRVREERWGPRTIDVDIVSYADVLSDDPVLTLPHPRAHERAFVLAPWHDVDPEAQLPGAGPVAQLLAQVGRDGVLPRADLELRLPE
- the folB gene encoding dihydroneopterin aldolase — protein: MDRVALRGLKARGHHGVFPREREEGQIFIVDLVLGLDTRPAAATDDLARTVHYGVVAEEVVDVVTGEPVDLIETLAERIAQQCLKHEGVQEVEVVVHKPDAPITVPFDDVTITITRSRA